A single Mustela lutreola isolate mMusLut2 chromosome X, mMusLut2.pri, whole genome shotgun sequence DNA region contains:
- the LOC131821104 gene encoding EKC/KEOPS complex subunit LAGE3-like, with protein sequence MQAPDRDEAGEGSEAGEAGEVEAAGGEAGEVEAAGGEAGEVEAAGGEAGEVEAAGGEAGEVEAAGGEAGEAEAAGGAAGQDHTASPGAPGCLESSGSREGDDASGVGGQGAEGEAAGAPQAGQGPQALGPGGDAAPAPPVAAASRLLEFTLTVPFRSPLEADMARRSLAPHAQRHGGVVHKELAVNGSALAVRWTAEDPVFFRISINSFLDQLSLVIRNIRGFGTPPPRSLGPGKRS encoded by the exons ATGCAGGCCCCAGACCGCGACGAGGCCGGCGAGGGCAGCGAGGCCGGCGAGGCCGGCGAGGTCGAGGCGGCGGGCGGCGAGGCCGGCGAGGTCGAGGCGGCGGGCGGCGAGGCCGGCGAGGTCGAGGCGGCGGGCGGCGAGGCCGGCGAGGTCGAGGCGGCGGGCGGCGAGGCCGGCGAGGTCGAGGCGGCGGGCGGCGAGGCCGGCGAGGCTGAGGCGGCGGGCGGCGCGGCCGGCCAGGACCACACGGCCAGCCCCGGAGCGCCTGGTTGCCTGGAGAGCTCCGGCAGCCGGGAAGGCGACGACGCCAGTGGCGTGGGCGGCCAGGGAGCCGAGGGCGAGGCGGCCGGCGCCCCTCAGGCCGGGCAGGGCCCGCAGGCCCTGGGGCCCGGTGGGGATGCGGCGCCCGCCCCCCCTGTGGCAGCCGCCAGCCGACTGCTGGAGTT CACGCTCACTGTGCCTTTCCGGTCGCCCCTGGAGGCGGACATGGCCCGCAGGTCCCTGGCCCCACATGCCCAGCGCCACGGAGGGGTGGTTCACAAGGAGCTGGCGGTGAACGGCAGCGCCCTGGCCGT TAGATGGACTGCCGAAGACCCTGTGTTCTTCCGAATTTCCATCAACTCCTTCCTCGACCAGCTTTCCCTGGTGATCCGGAACATTCGGGGCTTTGGGACCCCGCCTCCGCGAAGCCTAGGCCCGGGAAAGAGGAGCTGA